The stretch of DNA GTTACCACTTTTATGAATAAGTTATCTTATGATCAAgttataaaaatcatgttaaCATTGTGTTCTACTAACTGTTTTCTACCTTTACGTATGCAAAAATATACAGAAGTTAGTTGTTATTgcttattaatttattgaaatttgccTAAGCATTCTCTATTAATTTTCTATGAGGTGTAAAAAACCGTGTTTGAgtgtcatatttatttaagctttTAAGGGGCTTGGGGCAAGTATTACCCGTTGGAAtcttaaaattgatttatttatttgaattatggAAAAGTTAAtgagatatttaatttcaaatatttctgtTCTTGATACTTAATAtgttatcatatcatatcgtCATATGTTATACATATGTTAGCAATTTGATATTCTATCCCTAATTATCCTATTTTTGAGTACTCATATCTCTTCCCATTAAGTGTACCCTATCTTCGGCTTGATTTACTCCAAACATTTCCggtattttgttatttacgGCACAATTGATTCGTCGCTGCCGTGTGAAAAGCAGATAATAACGGAGACAGAGCCCAGAAAATAATTGAATGAGCGTAAATCGCCGGGAGTGCATCTAATCTTTGTCGCAGCCCAGCCAACATCGCATCGCATCACGCCGAAAACACATGTAGAGAAATTTCCTATTGGATCGATCCGGATTGGACCCCAAGTGTGACAAAATCGCCAAATACCCGAGGCACTCACTCAAATCGCAACGGTCACCTGGCGGTCAAGCGGCGCTATCGGTTATCAGCGAATGTGGATGGCCCAGGAGTCCTCGATTCCGATGGGACGGAAGGGGGATGTGTGGATTGGCGGGCTTGGCCGCAGATAAGCGATTACCGCCGTGTGATAGGTGATAATATGCGACAGAGTAACCCGTTTTCAAGTAGCCCTCTCGCTCCTTGTGGGTCTTTTGGCCCACTTGCAATGCATGTCAGTGCTCATGTAATGGCCTTATCAATGGCCACCCCACACCAAGTGCTCTTGGCCTGCAATCGAATTGTTTTCGCCAGATAATGGACATGGGAATAGCCATCCGAATGCATTTCAAGTATCCCCTGGAGCCGCATCATAGTTATTTCCTGATGATTTACAGTGGTAAACACTTATCGAAGGGATTCGAGTGTGTTTTGTTTGGTTGAATACAAGTCTTTATTACGTCGTTAAAGGGCGCGCTTAGTCACATCCATCCGGAGGAGCATCGGTTGCCTTGTTTGCTTGCCCCCGGTTATATAACATTGGGATTAACTGGATTGGTGGTACATTATCTACTTCTTCTTgccctccgcctcctccatgGCCCGCATCATTTTGGCGTCGTGCTGGGCATGGTGCTCCCGTATCGCCCGCTGCAGCTCCTCGTGGTGGCTCTTGCTCTCCGGCGGATAGAGCTCCCGCTTCTTCTTGGTCACCCACTCCTCGAAATATTCCGGCTGGTTGAACAGGTGGAACAGCGTCACGGGGAAGGCCATGTACATGCCCATCTTGGCCACCTCCAGCACCCAGGTTCCCATTTTGCAGGTATTGATTACTTTTTGTGCttgaaaatcgaaataaaatgcaatttacggCGGAAAATGTTTTCCTCAAAAGTATCAACAAAAAACAGCTGTGACGGAAAAAAAGCCAGTGTTGCGTAGCGTTCGATCTGTGTTGTATAACGTTACTCTCGGCTTGGGACAATTGTCCTAAAAACGGTTTTgggacatttttaaaatttgaaagatgattttatttaattatttgtattattatgtAGGTATTTGTTAAATCATATTTCCCTaaacaacaacattttttaaaatatactcactttaaaaaatattccttcCTTTCACCTCAAAGTTGCACAATATTATACTTAAGCACATAACATTTCCTTTCCAACGATTCCACCATCCTATCGCAAGCACTTAAACAAGTATTATTCAACTACTTTATCAGTTTGATTACTCAGCAACCCCCCACAAAGCTTCTAACCCATTTACAACCGTTAATCCTTTCAATAAACCACCGCTTACTTTCCgattatatataattatatatgtatatttttttaattgttcgaggcatgcatttaaaatgtaagaTCTTAGACTAAAACTTTTAGAACGCGGCCAATTAAAAACGAGAGAACGTGTCATaccgaaaacattttttcacgGAAGCcatcttattttttcttttaacattttcgacgagagatgattttttaaaaccgtacAACGGTTTTAACGTTAGATTATGAAAATACCTAGGGGGCTATTAAATGAAACTTAAAGCTAGAGGGCCGTTTCGCCCGGATACTCCTCGGGAGAAGTAATCAGCAGCTTTTTGGTGCGCGAGTGCTCCTCCTGGAGGTTCTCCATGTTCTCCTTGTTATCCGCATCCAGGTCGGCGATTAAATTCGTTTTCAGGGGCGTTCCCGCCGATCGCTTTCGACCGTTGCTGCTGCCAAAGGGCGAGGCCAAGGTGGGCTCATTCCCGTCCAGGCAGTAGAGCAGACTGGGACTCAGATCCGACTCGTCCAAGTCGTCGATGTCCTGCGTGGTACTGGCTCCCCCAAAATCATCCGAGCGACTGGCGAACGACAAGTCTGTGGGACTGGCGGTAAGCACACTGCGTGTTAGCAAATATTCcctggtaaataaataatataaataaaaatcccttGATCTCTACTCCGATCTGCACTCACTTGAAATCACTGGACAAGGCATTCGATGGCTTTGAGTCTTcgttgctggtgctgctgctcgtGGTCCGCTGTCTGGAGTTAAATAAAGCGAAGCTCTGCTGCTGCCCCAGGATATCAGCATATCCTCCCAGGGAAGTCGCATCCTCGCTGTGCAGCGTAGGTGGCTCCCGCTGCTTGGTAGGCGTGCCGCCAATCGAATCCTGCTCCTCTTGCTCGGCAAAGCTCAAGTTCAGCTGCTTGTCGCCATTGCCAGCCAAGGCGGTCAGTAGCATCACGGGTTTTCGGGAGCGGGGAGTCATAATGGATTCctagaaaggcaaacaaagtgTTATAATTATTGGGAAAGGAAGGGAGTACTTAATTTTGAATAGGGAGATAGGAGATAGCATTGATTACGCTTGGTCTTATCATGTAAACAATAAGTTTTTCGCACCTGCATCGCCTTGGGCATGCGCTGCGTGGACTTGGTGATGGGCGACATGGAACGCCGACCCATGTGGAGAGCCGGTGTGCTCGTGATGAGATCCATGTTGCGGTACACGCTGCTCTGCAGGATCTGCTGGTAGCCCAGGTTCAGGGCTGGCAGTTCGTTGGAGCTGCCATTGTTTTCTGATAGCGTATCGTCGTCGTCTTCTTCCTGCTCATCATCCACCTCCTCTTCATCGCTGTCATCCACATCCTCTAGCAGTGGGGCATCTGCTGCCCTCTGCTTGCCCTCCTCGCCACTGGGACGCCTTCGCAGCGTGGCCGAAACACTGCGCACCAGCCGTTTGGTCGTCTCCGGCGTGCTGAACGGGAATCTCAGGTTGCCCATGCTGACGCCCTTCATCAGTTTGCGAGTTATGGACCGTCCCATGTGGTGGCTGCTGGCTGTCATGGTGCTGCGCCCCTCCACAATGGGCGTTAGTGCGCCGTCGTCCTCTTCCTCGGCGTCCACCTGCGGCAGGATACTCGAGAGATTAGGCTCGGACTTGTAGCGCGAAGATTGCTGGACTGGCGTGGAGGGATTCGAGTACTCCTCCACCTCTAAAAGTCGATGCTCGTCCCAGGCCACGCTCTTCTTGTCGATCAGCTGCTTGGCAACCACTGACATGATCTTCAGCGGCGTCACACAGCAGTCGGCATCGATCTCGTCCTGGTCTTGGCCAGGAACAGCAGGCGACTCCTTCGACTGCTGGCGACTCACTGGCGCCGAGATGCTGCCGCTGGCCGCACAGCTGGAGCTGCTGTCCGAGGAAGAGGTCTCTATTTTAAGGGAGGCGGATGAGATGGATTTCTGAAGCTGATGCCGGGGATTAGTGGCCAGGGTGACGCTGGTGATGGTCGATGAGGTGGGTGTGGGTGGCGTGGGACTCTGGAAAAGCACCCGCATCTTGGGCGGTTTCACATGCGACATGTTGGGCGTCTAGACGATGACCATGCAATGGATGAGAAGACATGCGGTTAGTCAACAGACACAAGAGTATGAAGTAGTAGTAGACGACTCACCTCGGGTCCTCCAGCCAAGTGGAAACTAGGAGGCACTCTCTTTGGCGTGCGCGACATGAGACTCTTGTGGAAGATGTGCTTCTTAATGGAATCGCCCAGGGATTTGGCACTTCGAGTGGCCTCGTTGTTCTTCAGACGATTCATCACCACCAGCTGCAACGGTGTGCCTGATCAAATGAGATTGAAAATGGTTTAATATTCAGCTAAACTTTCCTTTAAAGTAATGAGTATGTTTGCAGGTGAATGTGTGTTTTAAGATGTATATTATATAAGtgcaaaaaacttaaacattCTCTATAGTTTTCTTACTTTACTTAGTTTATGTAATTGATAGTTTAATTTAGCTTGTAAATTTGTAGAAAACCCTGTTTAAAATAATGaagaattgaattttttagcTTAAGGCCCCGTAGTTTAAGTTCgtctgtaaattttacattatagTCGAACACTTTATAATAACAATACTAATAATAAGTATATCTAAGCACTCGAAGACTTCTGCCGGCTATGTCCAATCACTTTTGTAGGAACCAGCAGAAGTGTTCAAGTCATAAGAGCCAGTAGTATTTAAAGATCTGAAAGCTCTCCTGtagatataaattaatttacccTGCCCGTTTTGCTTGTTGAACTGCTTGATCAGTCGCCGCTTCTTGGAGGACTCCGGCATGCTCTGGATGTGGGCATAGAGCTGGGCCAGCTCCGTGTCCGTGTTGTTCGTGTTGGTGGCCGCCGCAGTGGCGGCTCGGTCTACGAAAGTGTACACCGTGTTGACCGTCGAGACGTCCGAGATGGACTCGTCGAGCGTTTGTTCCGGCGACATGGTTTTCTTTCGTTTGCGCTCGAGAAAGTACGCCCGGATGTCGGTCGATAGCTTGCCGGGCACCTCGAAGATGTCCAGGCCGCGTACGATCATGTAGGTCACGATGCTGGCCATCTTCTTGGCCTGGTAGTGCAGCACCTCGGGCGGCAGTTGGCGCGGGCAGATGAGGTGGGGCGTGAACAGGGTGGCCAAGTTCTCGGCGCTCATCTTGTTGCTCTTCTCGTGCTGCGCCACGGCATGCAGCATTTCGATGATGTGCTGCAGGAGATCGCGATGCTCTTcgggcagcagcaggagcagcagctgcacgGAGTTAAGCAGATGCCTTTGACGCTCGGCGGTGGCCGCCACCTGGCCATTGAGCGCCTGGCAGAGCGGGGCTATCTGCAGATGGGCTGGATAGTGGGCGTCTGTGAGCAGGGGTTCGGGCAGCTCGGCGAGGAAGCCCTTGAAAACGGTGGCGCAGTCGTGGGCCGAGAAGCCAGCCAGCTCTAAATTCAAGGGTTTGTCGTGCTGGATGTGCATCCTTAGCTCGTTTTGCCGCGACACGGCTCCCGCCTTGCGAAAGAGGCCTTCTTGAGTGAGATCTATATAAggaaat from Drosophila takahashii strain IR98-3 E-12201 chromosome 2R, DtakHiC1v2, whole genome shotgun sequence encodes:
- the RhoGAP54D gene encoding uncharacterized protein RhoGAP54D codes for the protein METPQGQANLNDCRDRDLATRMRRCNYEKYKSLVRMHLSFELELNTDEFDLPCHEIVYEDKGKLKKWNRLSKKHRLGHGAAAATSCAAGSGSKSVGNSPTETLQQQIDPGFLMHLQELKEFLMLEKNLTQEGLFRKAGAVSRQNELRMHIQHDKPLNLELAGFSAHDCATVFKGFLAELPEPLLTDAHYPAHLQIAPLCQALNGQVAATAERQRHLLNSVQLLLLLLPEEHRDLLQHIIEMLHAVAQHEKSNKMSAENLATLFTPHLICPRQLPPEVLHYQAKKMASIVTYMIVRGLDIFEVPGKLSTDIRAYFLERKRKKTMSPEQTLDESISDVSTVNTVYTFVDRAATAAATNTNNTDTELAQLYAHIQSMPESSKKRRLIKQFNKQNGQGTPLQLVVMNRLKNNEATRSAKSLGDSIKKHIFHKSLMSRTPKRVPPSFHLAGGPETPNMSHVKPPKMRVLFQSPTPPTPTSSTITSVTLATNPRHQLQKSISSASLKIETSSSDSSSSCAASGSISAPVSRQQSKESPAVPGQDQDEIDADCCVTPLKIMSVVAKQLIDKKSVAWDEHRLLEVEEYSNPSTPVQQSSRYKSEPNLSSILPQVDAEEEDDGALTPIVEGRSTMTASSHHMGRSITRKLMKGVSMGNLRFPFSTPETTKRLVRSVSATLRRRPSGEEGKQRAADAPLLEDVDDSDEEEVDDEQEEDDDDTLSENNGSSNELPALNLGYQQILQSSVYRNMDLITSTPALHMGRRSMSPITKSTQRMPKAMQESIMTPRSRKPVMLLTALAGNGDKQLNLSFAEQEEQDSIGGTPTKQREPPTLHSEDATSLGGYADILGQQQSFALFNSRQRTTSSSTSNEDSKPSNALSSDFKEYLLTRSVLTASPTDLSFASRSDDFGGASTTQDIDDLDESDLSPSLLYCLDGNEPTLASPFGSSNGRKRSAGTPLKTNLIADLDADNKENMENLQEEHSRTKKLLITSPEEYPGETAL
- the LOC108055708 gene encoding protein PET100 homolog, mitochondrial, translated to MGTWVLEVAKMGMYMAFPVTLFHLFNQPEYFEEWVTKKKRELYPPESKSHHEELQRAIREHHAQHDAKMMRAMEEAEGKKK